The DNA region GGCGAACTCCTCGTCGTAGCCGTCGCTCCCCCTGGGGTTCGAGAACACCACGGCGTAGCCCCGCGAGGCTAGGAGGTGGAACTCAAACATGAACCCCTCGCCGTACGCCGTCTTCGGCCCGCCGTGTATGTAGAGAACCCACTTATGCGGTCCAGCGCCCTCCGGCAGGAGGACCCAGCCCTCCACCTCCGCCCCGTCGCTTGCCTTCATTACAAACCTCTGGGGCCTCTTCAAGCGCCACCTCTCCAGCACGAAGTCGTTGAAACGCGTAAGCTTCTTCGCCTCCGACCCGTCCCACAGGTAAAGCTCCTTTGGCTTGTCAGCCTCCATGTATGTGTACAATATGTCCCTACCTACTGGGACGAACTCATCAACGACGCCTCTTGGGGCCAACACGGCCTCCACCTCGCCGCTCAGAGAGGCGCGGTACACGCCGACGGAGCCCCCTACGGTGGCTTGGAAGAGGACTGAGCCGCCGTCCCAGTACAGGGATCTTGTATAGCTAGGCCCCCTCGCGTCGCTGTTGACGCCGTTGCCCACGCCGTATTTAAAGCTACAGGTTAGGCAACGGGGCTCTCCCCCCTCCTCCACTACCCACACCCTGGAGTGGGAGGAAAAGCCCCTCGGCCTTAGGTGGCCCGTGAAGGCCAAGCCCCGGCCGTTGGGGTGCCAAGCGATCTCAGTAACAGACGTGTAGCCAGACGCCCAGGTAGCCCGCTCCCCACTTTTTAAATCCAGAACAACGACGTCTTGGAGATACGGCCTAAGCCAGTCTCTGGCCACTGCGTACGCCACCCTCCTCCCGTCTGGGCTGAAAGCCGCTTTTAGCACCCGAACATCGCCTTCCGTCAGCTTCTCAACGACGCCGCTGTAGGCGTCGACTAGGTAGAGATGGCTAGACACGTTGTAGGCAAAGCCGAAGTCGTTTATCCACAGGGGGAGCCTCTCCGCGTGCTTCACGTCAGCCTCTGGAGACCCCTCGTAGGCCACCACTGCGAGGGCCTCTCCCGATGGGGCCCACGCGTAGTCCAACACGCCGAGGAACTTAGCAAGCAACCGCGGCTCCCCGCCCCACTCCGCGACCCATAGGCCAACTCCCTTCTCCTTCTCCCCGAAGCCCCTCCTGGAAAGGAGGGCGATCCTGGAGCCGTCTGGCGACGGCTTAGCCGAGACGTCGAACGGGCCAGGCAGCACCGCCCTGCAACCCCCATCGCACGCCCATACGCTGGACTCATAGCGGTCGTTCTCCAAGCTGATCCTCGTGACTGTGAAGAGGATCCTCCCGCCGCCCGCCTCCGGCCCCGAGACTAGGACGAGCTTCCCCAAATCCTCAGGCCCTATAGCCATGTGGAGAGAGGATTGGGCGTTATTAAAGCTACTCCCCGGGGCAGCGGCCTTCCCCCTGCTCAACGGCGGGGGTGAAGAAGAAGCTGAAGCCCTGCTTTGTGACGACTCGACCTACGGGCATCCAGCCAGGCGCCACGGAGACGCCCGGGAAGAAGGCCTTTACGTAGCCCACGTCGCCTGCCTTCACCACGTCCACCTCGGCACCTCTTACATATGTCTTTACCCACTCTGCCTGCCTCCCGTCTAGCTCCACGGCAATGATGGAGAGGCCCCCGGAGCCCCCCACGGAGAAGCAG from Pyrobaculum arsenaticum DSM 13514 includes:
- a CDS encoding alpha/beta hydrolase family protein; protein product: MAIGPEDLGKLVLVSGPEAGGGRILFTVTRISLENDRYESSVWACDGGCRAVLPGPFDVSAKPSPDGSRIALLSRRGFGEKEKGVGLWVAEWGGEPRLLAKFLGVLDYAWAPSGEALAVVAYEGSPEADVKHAERLPLWINDFGFAYNVSSHLYLVDAYSGVVEKLTEGDVRVLKAAFSPDGRRVAYAVARDWLRPYLQDVVVLDLKSGERATWASGYTSVTEIAWHPNGRGLAFTGHLRPRGFSSHSRVWVVEEGGEPRCLTCSFKYGVGNGVNSDARGPSYTRSLYWDGGSVLFQATVGGSVGVYRASLSGEVEAVLAPRGVVDEFVPVGRDILYTYMEADKPKELYLWDGSEAKKLTRFNDFVLERWRLKRPQRFVMKASDGAEVEGWVLLPEGAGPHKWVLYIHGGPKTAYGEGFMFEFHLLASRGYAVVFSNPRGSDGYDEEFADIRCRYGERDFQDLMEVADYAVRNFPLDPQKAAVAGGSYGGFMTNWIITRVDKFKAAVTQRSICDWVSMYGTTDIGWYFVEDQLCCTPWRDRERCIEKSPLYYADRVKTPTLIIHSMEDYRTWLDQGVLFFTALRLHGVEARLAIFPEESHELTRKGKPRHRVENFKEILSWLDKHV